A single region of the Amphiprion ocellaris isolate individual 3 ecotype Okinawa chromosome 4, ASM2253959v1, whole genome shotgun sequence genome encodes:
- the pecam1b gene encoding platelet endothelial cell adhesion molecule isoform X2, translating to MGLLLLLTSTLLSSYFHPGSVVNAQHMFTIRDISLSVEPSTDVTRGTNVTVRCQVTVSSSGQEALSREYTIFKDGSIVYTKTTSSSEDFLYLLPEARVSNSGKYKCKINIEGKQSTSDAKKLSVTGLSKPDLHLNKGVVTEGEELTARCMAPGETGSIFFYFYDNSEEVQEKRVNSNQAVAELRFSSIGNHKIHCAYTVLITPDSFKSEESNSVTVSVKEISITPVLEISPQYKIFEGDRLNIFCSVQTSQHSTENMLLYLSEGTSLLSSGTTKVNHSMVALAKAAGLMFECRMEMGHLVKTATKTLPVTELFSAPTLTMSPAEVFQREPMTLTCKSESFASERLQRKELTYTLYSLGNPLNSGDTGVFSGKALQHEFNYTCTARAKGIEKHSETLTVRPRVFVSAPKISVYDKAILGKPIQILCESDTGSLPINYTLWKGYHTEGTTRVQMPFQKALFTVSISKPEELNKYMCEANNGREEGLLGARLTANVTVPLTHAMLSVLPALQDISEEGHLNLICSVQGTPPVTFKWYRVGDPQPLNATTSDNVYKDYEFPVISKAHSGKYYCEAFNHANNIVRSNEVTVEVRMAVWKKALIGGICLLIVTVLVLVFGLYFRSKRGKRDAAAELSVKPSSPKSDDSLTVNLTHDTEVYNAATVRVDRAAVSVWSERKPEAGNDEENSMMSNEPDVEYTEVVHPRSADPARVPLRKGTDTVYSELQNSPHGFGRVR from the exons ATGGGCCTCCTACTACTGCTCACCTCCACGCTGCTGTCCAGCT ACTTCCATCCAGGCAGCGTGGTGAACGCACAGCACA TGTTCACCATCAGAGACATCAGCTTGTCCGTCGAGCCGAGTACAGATGTGACCCGAGGCACCAACGTGACCGTGAGATGCCAGGTGACGGTCAGCAGCTCGGGCCAGGAGGCGCTGAGTCGCGAGTACACGATATTCAAGGACGGCAGCATCGTGTACACCAAGACCACCAGCTCCTCCGAGGACTTCCTGTACCTGCTGCCCGAGGCCAGAGTGTCCAACAGCGGCAAATACAAGTGCAAGATCAACATCGAGGGCAAACAGTCGACCAGCGACGCTAAAAAACTCTCAGTGACAG GCCTGTCAAAGCCAGATCTCCACCTAAACAAGGGCGTGGTCACTGAAGGGGAGGAGCTAACCGCCAGGTGTATGGCACCAGGAGAGACGGGCTCCATTTTCTTCTACTTCTATGATAACTCCGAAGAGGTCCAGGAGAAGCGAGTGAACTCCAACCAGGCGGTGGCAGAGCTTCGCTTCAGCAGCATCGGCAACCACAAGATCCACTGCGCCTACACCGTCCTCATAACGCCGGACTCCTTCAAGTCTGAGGAAAGCAACTCAGTCACAGTTTCTGTCAAAG AGATTTCCATCACACCGGTTTTGGAGATTTCCCCTCAGTACAAGATCTTTGAAGGAGACCGTCTGAATATCTTTTGCTCTGtccaaacctctcagcacagcACTGAGAACATGCTGCTGTACCTGAGCGAAGGCACCAGCCTCCTCAGCAGCGGAACCACCAAAGTCAACCACAGCATGGTGGCACTGGCGAAGGCTGCCGGGCTGATGTTTGAGTGCAGAATGGAGATGGGACATTTAGTGAAAACTGCCACCAAGACCTTACCCGTGACTG AGCTGTTTTCTGCACCGACTCTCACCATGTCTCCCGCTGAAGTCTTTCAAAGGGAACCCATGACGTTAACCTGCAAAAGTGAGAGCTTTGCCTCTGAAAGACTCCAGAGGAAAGAGCTGACTTACACTCTTTATTCCCTCGGAAACCCGCTGAATTCTGGGGACACTGGAGTATTTTCTGGCAAGGCCCTGCAGCATGAATTCAACTATACCTGTACAGCTCGAGCCAAAGGCATTGAGAAGCACAGTGAGACCCTGACAGTTCGACCAAGAG TTTTTGTCTCCGCTCCAAAGATCTCGGTTTACGACAAAGCGATCCTCGGAAAGCCTATCCAGATCCTCTGTGAGTCGGACACTGGCAGCCTGCCCATAAACTACACCCTGTGGAAGGGTTACCATACAGAAGGCACAACCAGAGTCCAGATGCCCTTCCAGAAAGCTCTGTTCACAGTCTCCATCAGCAAACCTGAGGAATTAAACAAGTATATGTGTGAGGCGAATAATGGTCGCGAGGAAGGTCTTCTTGGTGCAAGACTCACTGCAAATGTCACCG TGCCTCTGACCCACGCGATGCTGTCCGTCCTCCCTGCCCTACAGGACATCTCAGAGGAAGGTCATCTCAACCTCATATGTAGCGTTCAAGGCACACCACCAGTCACCTTTAAATGGTACCGTGTTGGTGATCCACAGCCACTGAACGCCACCACTTCTGACAACGTTTACAAGGACTACGAGTTCCCCGTGATAAGCAAAGCGCACAGCGGCAAATACTACTGCGAAGCTTTCAACCACGCCAACAACATCGTCAGAAGCAACGAGGTCACCGTAGAGG TTCGCATGGCAGTGTGGAAGAAGGCGTTGATCGGAGGCATCTGCCTGCTAATCGTGACAGTGCTGGTGTTGGTTTTTGGGCTGTACTTCAGATCCAAGAGAG GTAAAAGAGACGCAGCTGCTGAATTGTCAGT AAAGCCTTCGAGCCCTAAATCAGATGACTCTTTAACAGTGAATCTAACCCACGACACAGAGGTTTATAATGCAGCCACAG TGCGGGTGGACAGAGCTGCAGTCAGTGTGTGGAGCGAACGGAAACCTGAAGCAG GAAATGATGAGGAGAACAGCATGATGTCCAACGAGCCTGATGTGGAATACACTGAGGTGGTTCATCCTCGGTCAGCTGATCCTGCCAGAG TTCCACTGAGAAAAGGCACAGACACAGTGTACAGCGAGCTCCAAAACTCTCCACATG GGTTCGGTCGAGTACGCTGA
- the pecam1b gene encoding platelet endothelial cell adhesion molecule isoform X4: MGLLLLLTSTLLSSYFHPGSVVNAQHMFTIRDISLSVEPSTDVTRGTNVTVRCQVTVSSSGQEALSREYTIFKDGSIVYTKTTSSSEDFLYLLPEARVSNSGKYKCKINIEGKQSTSDAKKLSVTGLSKPDLHLNKGVVTEGEELTARCMAPGETGSIFFYFYDNSEEVQEKRVNSNQAVAELRFSSIGNHKIHCAYTVLITPDSFKSEESNSVTVSVKEISITPVLEISPQYKIFEGDRLNIFCSVQTSQHSTENMLLYLSEGTSLLSSGTTKVNHSMVALAKAAGLMFECRMEMGHLVKTATKTLPVTELFSAPTLTMSPAEVFQREPMTLTCKSESFASERLQRKELTYTLYSLGNPLNSGDTGVFSGKALQHEFNYTCTARAKGIEKHSETLTVRPRVFVSAPKISVYDKAILGKPIQILCESDTGSLPINYTLWKGYHTEGTTRVQMPFQKALFTVSISKPEELNKYMCEANNGREEGLLGARLTANVTVPLTHAMLSVLPALQDISEEGHLNLICSVQGTPPVTFKWYRVGDPQPLNATTSDNVYKDYEFPVISKAHSGKYYCEAFNHANNIVRSNEVTVEVRMAVWKKALIGGICLLIVTVLVLVFGLYFRSKRGKRDAAAELSVKPSSPKSDDSLTVNLTHDTEVYNAATVRVDRAAVSVWSERKPEAGNDEENSMMSNEPDVEYTEVVHPRSADPARG; this comes from the exons ATGGGCCTCCTACTACTGCTCACCTCCACGCTGCTGTCCAGCT ACTTCCATCCAGGCAGCGTGGTGAACGCACAGCACA TGTTCACCATCAGAGACATCAGCTTGTCCGTCGAGCCGAGTACAGATGTGACCCGAGGCACCAACGTGACCGTGAGATGCCAGGTGACGGTCAGCAGCTCGGGCCAGGAGGCGCTGAGTCGCGAGTACACGATATTCAAGGACGGCAGCATCGTGTACACCAAGACCACCAGCTCCTCCGAGGACTTCCTGTACCTGCTGCCCGAGGCCAGAGTGTCCAACAGCGGCAAATACAAGTGCAAGATCAACATCGAGGGCAAACAGTCGACCAGCGACGCTAAAAAACTCTCAGTGACAG GCCTGTCAAAGCCAGATCTCCACCTAAACAAGGGCGTGGTCACTGAAGGGGAGGAGCTAACCGCCAGGTGTATGGCACCAGGAGAGACGGGCTCCATTTTCTTCTACTTCTATGATAACTCCGAAGAGGTCCAGGAGAAGCGAGTGAACTCCAACCAGGCGGTGGCAGAGCTTCGCTTCAGCAGCATCGGCAACCACAAGATCCACTGCGCCTACACCGTCCTCATAACGCCGGACTCCTTCAAGTCTGAGGAAAGCAACTCAGTCACAGTTTCTGTCAAAG AGATTTCCATCACACCGGTTTTGGAGATTTCCCCTCAGTACAAGATCTTTGAAGGAGACCGTCTGAATATCTTTTGCTCTGtccaaacctctcagcacagcACTGAGAACATGCTGCTGTACCTGAGCGAAGGCACCAGCCTCCTCAGCAGCGGAACCACCAAAGTCAACCACAGCATGGTGGCACTGGCGAAGGCTGCCGGGCTGATGTTTGAGTGCAGAATGGAGATGGGACATTTAGTGAAAACTGCCACCAAGACCTTACCCGTGACTG AGCTGTTTTCTGCACCGACTCTCACCATGTCTCCCGCTGAAGTCTTTCAAAGGGAACCCATGACGTTAACCTGCAAAAGTGAGAGCTTTGCCTCTGAAAGACTCCAGAGGAAAGAGCTGACTTACACTCTTTATTCCCTCGGAAACCCGCTGAATTCTGGGGACACTGGAGTATTTTCTGGCAAGGCCCTGCAGCATGAATTCAACTATACCTGTACAGCTCGAGCCAAAGGCATTGAGAAGCACAGTGAGACCCTGACAGTTCGACCAAGAG TTTTTGTCTCCGCTCCAAAGATCTCGGTTTACGACAAAGCGATCCTCGGAAAGCCTATCCAGATCCTCTGTGAGTCGGACACTGGCAGCCTGCCCATAAACTACACCCTGTGGAAGGGTTACCATACAGAAGGCACAACCAGAGTCCAGATGCCCTTCCAGAAAGCTCTGTTCACAGTCTCCATCAGCAAACCTGAGGAATTAAACAAGTATATGTGTGAGGCGAATAATGGTCGCGAGGAAGGTCTTCTTGGTGCAAGACTCACTGCAAATGTCACCG TGCCTCTGACCCACGCGATGCTGTCCGTCCTCCCTGCCCTACAGGACATCTCAGAGGAAGGTCATCTCAACCTCATATGTAGCGTTCAAGGCACACCACCAGTCACCTTTAAATGGTACCGTGTTGGTGATCCACAGCCACTGAACGCCACCACTTCTGACAACGTTTACAAGGACTACGAGTTCCCCGTGATAAGCAAAGCGCACAGCGGCAAATACTACTGCGAAGCTTTCAACCACGCCAACAACATCGTCAGAAGCAACGAGGTCACCGTAGAGG TTCGCATGGCAGTGTGGAAGAAGGCGTTGATCGGAGGCATCTGCCTGCTAATCGTGACAGTGCTGGTGTTGGTTTTTGGGCTGTACTTCAGATCCAAGAGAG GTAAAAGAGACGCAGCTGCTGAATTGTCAGT AAAGCCTTCGAGCCCTAAATCAGATGACTCTTTAACAGTGAATCTAACCCACGACACAGAGGTTTATAATGCAGCCACAG TGCGGGTGGACAGAGCTGCAGTCAGTGTGTGGAGCGAACGGAAACCTGAAGCAG GAAATGATGAGGAGAACAGCATGATGTCCAACGAGCCTGATGTGGAATACACTGAGGTGGTTCATCCTCGGTCAGCTGATCCTGCCAGAGGTTAA
- the pecam1b gene encoding platelet endothelial cell adhesion molecule isoform X5: MGLLLLLTSTLLSSYFHPGSVVNAQHMFTIRDISLSVEPSTDVTRGTNVTVRCQVTVSSSGQEALSREYTIFKDGSIVYTKTTSSSEDFLYLLPEARVSNSGKYKCKINIEGKQSTSDAKKLSVTGLSKPDLHLNKGVVTEGEELTARCMAPGETGSIFFYFYDNSEEVQEKRVNSNQAVAELRFSSIGNHKIHCAYTVLITPDSFKSEESNSVTVSVKEISITPVLEISPQYKIFEGDRLNIFCSVQTSQHSTENMLLYLSEGTSLLSSGTTKVNHSMVALAKAAGLMFECRMEMGHLVKTATKTLPVTELFSAPTLTMSPAEVFQREPMTLTCKSESFASERLQRKELTYTLYSLGNPLNSGDTGVFSGKALQHEFNYTCTARAKGIEKHSETLTVRPRVFVSAPKISVYDKAILGKPIQILCESDTGSLPINYTLWKGYHTEGTTRVQMPFQKALFTVSISKPEELNKYMCEANNGREEGLLGARLTANVTVPLTHAMLSVLPALQDISEEGHLNLICSVQGTPPVTFKWYRVGDPQPLNATTSDNVYKDYEFPVISKAHSGKYYCEAFNHANNIVRSNEVTVEVRMAVWKKALIGGICLLIVTVLVLVFGLYFRSKRGKRDAAAELSVKPSSPKSDDSLTVNLTHDTEVYNAATDAASFYDDKEGRVTNGMRDSMASLPADISNRSSYSIPATV; encoded by the exons ATGGGCCTCCTACTACTGCTCACCTCCACGCTGCTGTCCAGCT ACTTCCATCCAGGCAGCGTGGTGAACGCACAGCACA TGTTCACCATCAGAGACATCAGCTTGTCCGTCGAGCCGAGTACAGATGTGACCCGAGGCACCAACGTGACCGTGAGATGCCAGGTGACGGTCAGCAGCTCGGGCCAGGAGGCGCTGAGTCGCGAGTACACGATATTCAAGGACGGCAGCATCGTGTACACCAAGACCACCAGCTCCTCCGAGGACTTCCTGTACCTGCTGCCCGAGGCCAGAGTGTCCAACAGCGGCAAATACAAGTGCAAGATCAACATCGAGGGCAAACAGTCGACCAGCGACGCTAAAAAACTCTCAGTGACAG GCCTGTCAAAGCCAGATCTCCACCTAAACAAGGGCGTGGTCACTGAAGGGGAGGAGCTAACCGCCAGGTGTATGGCACCAGGAGAGACGGGCTCCATTTTCTTCTACTTCTATGATAACTCCGAAGAGGTCCAGGAGAAGCGAGTGAACTCCAACCAGGCGGTGGCAGAGCTTCGCTTCAGCAGCATCGGCAACCACAAGATCCACTGCGCCTACACCGTCCTCATAACGCCGGACTCCTTCAAGTCTGAGGAAAGCAACTCAGTCACAGTTTCTGTCAAAG AGATTTCCATCACACCGGTTTTGGAGATTTCCCCTCAGTACAAGATCTTTGAAGGAGACCGTCTGAATATCTTTTGCTCTGtccaaacctctcagcacagcACTGAGAACATGCTGCTGTACCTGAGCGAAGGCACCAGCCTCCTCAGCAGCGGAACCACCAAAGTCAACCACAGCATGGTGGCACTGGCGAAGGCTGCCGGGCTGATGTTTGAGTGCAGAATGGAGATGGGACATTTAGTGAAAACTGCCACCAAGACCTTACCCGTGACTG AGCTGTTTTCTGCACCGACTCTCACCATGTCTCCCGCTGAAGTCTTTCAAAGGGAACCCATGACGTTAACCTGCAAAAGTGAGAGCTTTGCCTCTGAAAGACTCCAGAGGAAAGAGCTGACTTACACTCTTTATTCCCTCGGAAACCCGCTGAATTCTGGGGACACTGGAGTATTTTCTGGCAAGGCCCTGCAGCATGAATTCAACTATACCTGTACAGCTCGAGCCAAAGGCATTGAGAAGCACAGTGAGACCCTGACAGTTCGACCAAGAG TTTTTGTCTCCGCTCCAAAGATCTCGGTTTACGACAAAGCGATCCTCGGAAAGCCTATCCAGATCCTCTGTGAGTCGGACACTGGCAGCCTGCCCATAAACTACACCCTGTGGAAGGGTTACCATACAGAAGGCACAACCAGAGTCCAGATGCCCTTCCAGAAAGCTCTGTTCACAGTCTCCATCAGCAAACCTGAGGAATTAAACAAGTATATGTGTGAGGCGAATAATGGTCGCGAGGAAGGTCTTCTTGGTGCAAGACTCACTGCAAATGTCACCG TGCCTCTGACCCACGCGATGCTGTCCGTCCTCCCTGCCCTACAGGACATCTCAGAGGAAGGTCATCTCAACCTCATATGTAGCGTTCAAGGCACACCACCAGTCACCTTTAAATGGTACCGTGTTGGTGATCCACAGCCACTGAACGCCACCACTTCTGACAACGTTTACAAGGACTACGAGTTCCCCGTGATAAGCAAAGCGCACAGCGGCAAATACTACTGCGAAGCTTTCAACCACGCCAACAACATCGTCAGAAGCAACGAGGTCACCGTAGAGG TTCGCATGGCAGTGTGGAAGAAGGCGTTGATCGGAGGCATCTGCCTGCTAATCGTGACAGTGCTGGTGTTGGTTTTTGGGCTGTACTTCAGATCCAAGAGAG GTAAAAGAGACGCAGCTGCTGAATTGTCAGT AAAGCCTTCGAGCCCTAAATCAGATGACTCTTTAACAGTGAATCTAACCCACGACACAGAGGTTTATAATGCAGCCACAG ACGCAGCGTCGTTCTATGATGACAAGGAGGGGAGAGTGACCAATGGGATGCGAGATAGCATGGCGTCGCTACCTGCTGACATCAGCAACAGGAGCAGCTACAGTATCCCAGCCACAGTGTAG
- the pecam1b gene encoding platelet endothelial cell adhesion molecule isoform X7: MGLLLLLTSTLLSSYFHPGSVVNAQHMFTIRDISLSVEPSTDVTRGTNVTVRCQVTVSSSGQEALSREYTIFKDGSIVYTKTTSSSEDFLYLLPEARVSNSGKYKCKINIEGKQSTSDAKKLSVTGLSKPDLHLNKGVVTEGEELTARCMAPGETGSIFFYFYDNSEEVQEKRVNSNQAVAELRFSSIGNHKIHCAYTVLITPDSFKSEESNSVTVSVKEISITPVLEISPQYKIFEGDRLNIFCSVQTSQHSTENMLLYLSEGTSLLSSGTTKVNHSMVALAKAAGLMFECRMEMGHLVKTATKTLPVTELFSAPTLTMSPAEVFQREPMTLTCKSESFASERLQRKELTYTLYSLGNPLNSGDTGVFSGKALQHEFNYTCTARAKGIEKHSETLTVRPRVFVSAPKISVYDKAILGKPIQILCESDTGSLPINYTLWKGYHTEGTTRVQMPFQKALFTVSISKPEELNKYMCEANNGREEGLLGARLTANVTVPLTHAMLSVLPALQDISEEGHLNLICSVQGTPPVTFKWYRVGDPQPLNATTSDNVYKDYEFPVISKAHSGKYYCEAFNHANNIVRSNEVTVEVRMAVWKKALIGGICLLIVTVLVLVFGLYFRSKRDAASFYDDKEGRVTNGMRDSMASLPADISNRSSYSIPATV, translated from the exons ATGGGCCTCCTACTACTGCTCACCTCCACGCTGCTGTCCAGCT ACTTCCATCCAGGCAGCGTGGTGAACGCACAGCACA TGTTCACCATCAGAGACATCAGCTTGTCCGTCGAGCCGAGTACAGATGTGACCCGAGGCACCAACGTGACCGTGAGATGCCAGGTGACGGTCAGCAGCTCGGGCCAGGAGGCGCTGAGTCGCGAGTACACGATATTCAAGGACGGCAGCATCGTGTACACCAAGACCACCAGCTCCTCCGAGGACTTCCTGTACCTGCTGCCCGAGGCCAGAGTGTCCAACAGCGGCAAATACAAGTGCAAGATCAACATCGAGGGCAAACAGTCGACCAGCGACGCTAAAAAACTCTCAGTGACAG GCCTGTCAAAGCCAGATCTCCACCTAAACAAGGGCGTGGTCACTGAAGGGGAGGAGCTAACCGCCAGGTGTATGGCACCAGGAGAGACGGGCTCCATTTTCTTCTACTTCTATGATAACTCCGAAGAGGTCCAGGAGAAGCGAGTGAACTCCAACCAGGCGGTGGCAGAGCTTCGCTTCAGCAGCATCGGCAACCACAAGATCCACTGCGCCTACACCGTCCTCATAACGCCGGACTCCTTCAAGTCTGAGGAAAGCAACTCAGTCACAGTTTCTGTCAAAG AGATTTCCATCACACCGGTTTTGGAGATTTCCCCTCAGTACAAGATCTTTGAAGGAGACCGTCTGAATATCTTTTGCTCTGtccaaacctctcagcacagcACTGAGAACATGCTGCTGTACCTGAGCGAAGGCACCAGCCTCCTCAGCAGCGGAACCACCAAAGTCAACCACAGCATGGTGGCACTGGCGAAGGCTGCCGGGCTGATGTTTGAGTGCAGAATGGAGATGGGACATTTAGTGAAAACTGCCACCAAGACCTTACCCGTGACTG AGCTGTTTTCTGCACCGACTCTCACCATGTCTCCCGCTGAAGTCTTTCAAAGGGAACCCATGACGTTAACCTGCAAAAGTGAGAGCTTTGCCTCTGAAAGACTCCAGAGGAAAGAGCTGACTTACACTCTTTATTCCCTCGGAAACCCGCTGAATTCTGGGGACACTGGAGTATTTTCTGGCAAGGCCCTGCAGCATGAATTCAACTATACCTGTACAGCTCGAGCCAAAGGCATTGAGAAGCACAGTGAGACCCTGACAGTTCGACCAAGAG TTTTTGTCTCCGCTCCAAAGATCTCGGTTTACGACAAAGCGATCCTCGGAAAGCCTATCCAGATCCTCTGTGAGTCGGACACTGGCAGCCTGCCCATAAACTACACCCTGTGGAAGGGTTACCATACAGAAGGCACAACCAGAGTCCAGATGCCCTTCCAGAAAGCTCTGTTCACAGTCTCCATCAGCAAACCTGAGGAATTAAACAAGTATATGTGTGAGGCGAATAATGGTCGCGAGGAAGGTCTTCTTGGTGCAAGACTCACTGCAAATGTCACCG TGCCTCTGACCCACGCGATGCTGTCCGTCCTCCCTGCCCTACAGGACATCTCAGAGGAAGGTCATCTCAACCTCATATGTAGCGTTCAAGGCACACCACCAGTCACCTTTAAATGGTACCGTGTTGGTGATCCACAGCCACTGAACGCCACCACTTCTGACAACGTTTACAAGGACTACGAGTTCCCCGTGATAAGCAAAGCGCACAGCGGCAAATACTACTGCGAAGCTTTCAACCACGCCAACAACATCGTCAGAAGCAACGAGGTCACCGTAGAGG TTCGCATGGCAGTGTGGAAGAAGGCGTTGATCGGAGGCATCTGCCTGCTAATCGTGACAGTGCTGGTGTTGGTTTTTGGGCTGTACTTCAGATCCAAGAGAG ACGCAGCGTCGTTCTATGATGACAAGGAGGGGAGAGTGACCAATGGGATGCGAGATAGCATGGCGTCGCTACCTGCTGACATCAGCAACAGGAGCAGCTACAGTATCCCAGCCACAGTGTAG
- the pecam1b gene encoding platelet endothelial cell adhesion molecule isoform X9: MGLLLLLTSTLLSSYFHPGSVVNAQHMFTIRDISLSVEPSTDVTRGTNVTVRCQVTVSSSGQEALSREYTIFKDGSIVYTKTTSSSEDFLYLLPEARVSNSGKYKCKINIEGKQSTSDAKKLSVTGLSKPDLHLNKGVVTEGEELTARCMAPGETGSIFFYFYDNSEEVQEKRVNSNQAVAELRFSSIGNHKIHCAYTVLITPDSFKSEESNSVTVSVKEISITPVLEISPQYKIFEGDRLNIFCSVQTSQHSTENMLLYLSEGTSLLSSGTTKVNHSMVALAKAAGLMFECRMEMGHLVKTATKTLPVTELFSAPTLTMSPAEVFQREPMTLTCKSESFASERLQRKELTYTLYSLGNPLNSGDTGVFSGKALQHEFNYTCTARAKGIEKHSETLTVRPRVFVSAPKISVYDKAILGKPIQILCESDTGSLPINYTLWKGYHTEGTTRVQMPFQKALFTVSISKPEELNKYMCEANNGREEGLLGARLTANVTVPLTHAMLSVLPALQDISEEGHLNLICSVQGTPPVTFKWYRVGDPQPLNATTSDNVYKDYEFPVISKAHSGKYYCEAFNHANNIVRSNEVTVEVRMAVWKKALIGGICLLIVTVLVLVFGLYFRSKRGKRDAAAELSVRSVVL; the protein is encoded by the exons ATGGGCCTCCTACTACTGCTCACCTCCACGCTGCTGTCCAGCT ACTTCCATCCAGGCAGCGTGGTGAACGCACAGCACA TGTTCACCATCAGAGACATCAGCTTGTCCGTCGAGCCGAGTACAGATGTGACCCGAGGCACCAACGTGACCGTGAGATGCCAGGTGACGGTCAGCAGCTCGGGCCAGGAGGCGCTGAGTCGCGAGTACACGATATTCAAGGACGGCAGCATCGTGTACACCAAGACCACCAGCTCCTCCGAGGACTTCCTGTACCTGCTGCCCGAGGCCAGAGTGTCCAACAGCGGCAAATACAAGTGCAAGATCAACATCGAGGGCAAACAGTCGACCAGCGACGCTAAAAAACTCTCAGTGACAG GCCTGTCAAAGCCAGATCTCCACCTAAACAAGGGCGTGGTCACTGAAGGGGAGGAGCTAACCGCCAGGTGTATGGCACCAGGAGAGACGGGCTCCATTTTCTTCTACTTCTATGATAACTCCGAAGAGGTCCAGGAGAAGCGAGTGAACTCCAACCAGGCGGTGGCAGAGCTTCGCTTCAGCAGCATCGGCAACCACAAGATCCACTGCGCCTACACCGTCCTCATAACGCCGGACTCCTTCAAGTCTGAGGAAAGCAACTCAGTCACAGTTTCTGTCAAAG AGATTTCCATCACACCGGTTTTGGAGATTTCCCCTCAGTACAAGATCTTTGAAGGAGACCGTCTGAATATCTTTTGCTCTGtccaaacctctcagcacagcACTGAGAACATGCTGCTGTACCTGAGCGAAGGCACCAGCCTCCTCAGCAGCGGAACCACCAAAGTCAACCACAGCATGGTGGCACTGGCGAAGGCTGCCGGGCTGATGTTTGAGTGCAGAATGGAGATGGGACATTTAGTGAAAACTGCCACCAAGACCTTACCCGTGACTG AGCTGTTTTCTGCACCGACTCTCACCATGTCTCCCGCTGAAGTCTTTCAAAGGGAACCCATGACGTTAACCTGCAAAAGTGAGAGCTTTGCCTCTGAAAGACTCCAGAGGAAAGAGCTGACTTACACTCTTTATTCCCTCGGAAACCCGCTGAATTCTGGGGACACTGGAGTATTTTCTGGCAAGGCCCTGCAGCATGAATTCAACTATACCTGTACAGCTCGAGCCAAAGGCATTGAGAAGCACAGTGAGACCCTGACAGTTCGACCAAGAG TTTTTGTCTCCGCTCCAAAGATCTCGGTTTACGACAAAGCGATCCTCGGAAAGCCTATCCAGATCCTCTGTGAGTCGGACACTGGCAGCCTGCCCATAAACTACACCCTGTGGAAGGGTTACCATACAGAAGGCACAACCAGAGTCCAGATGCCCTTCCAGAAAGCTCTGTTCACAGTCTCCATCAGCAAACCTGAGGAATTAAACAAGTATATGTGTGAGGCGAATAATGGTCGCGAGGAAGGTCTTCTTGGTGCAAGACTCACTGCAAATGTCACCG TGCCTCTGACCCACGCGATGCTGTCCGTCCTCCCTGCCCTACAGGACATCTCAGAGGAAGGTCATCTCAACCTCATATGTAGCGTTCAAGGCACACCACCAGTCACCTTTAAATGGTACCGTGTTGGTGATCCACAGCCACTGAACGCCACCACTTCTGACAACGTTTACAAGGACTACGAGTTCCCCGTGATAAGCAAAGCGCACAGCGGCAAATACTACTGCGAAGCTTTCAACCACGCCAACAACATCGTCAGAAGCAACGAGGTCACCGTAGAGG TTCGCATGGCAGTGTGGAAGAAGGCGTTGATCGGAGGCATCTGCCTGCTAATCGTGACAGTGCTGGTGTTGGTTTTTGGGCTGTACTTCAGATCCAAGAGAG GTAAAAGAGACGCAGCTGCTGAATTGTCAGT ACGCAGCGTCGTTCTATGA